Below is a genomic region from Rosa chinensis cultivar Old Blush chromosome 5, RchiOBHm-V2, whole genome shotgun sequence.
cggagaaacttttaattttagtttcgatttcggttaaaaataaagaaatcatattaattgcatttataaaatgatatttttgaatgaaacttttacatagactaaactaacctataataactTATTTACAATGTgacctctctaaaattatacatttataatagaattgtgatatttaatatgtacgagtaattaactagtacagtagtaggttgctaaactagtgtttttttttccttttctatatGTGATTATTATTGTGCtttatattgataatgtgaatgtgatttacttttttctttttttttgatggCTGGAACCCAATTGAATTATCATTGTTCcacaatatatagatcactcAACCTTGACCAACTCAACCTGACTAAATGGCGTACAAGTTGAATTGTCAATGGCGTACAAGTTGAATTGTCAATGTCCcacaatatatagatcactcAACTTTGACTAACTCAACCTCGTACAAGTTGAATTGTCATTATTCCACACTAAATGGCGTACAAGTTGAATTCAGACAATGCATATAAAAGCACAGTTTGAGTAATTCTAGTCTTACCCAAGGTTTCAAAGTTCAgtttcggttaaaaataaagaaatcatattaattgcatttataaaatgatatttttgattgaaacttttacatagactaaagtCACTAAACTAACCGGTAATAAACCTACTTACAATGTAACCTCtttaaaattatacatttataatagaattgtgatatttaatatgtacGAGTGATTAACTAGTACTAtagtaggttgctaaactagtgttttatctatatgtaattataattgtgttgtatattgataatgtgaacgtgatttactttaaaaaaaaaaaattatggctaGAACCCAGTGGGAAGCTTGGTCATCAAgcctttttcactaataattagaaaaatacaatttGGGAGGGGGGACGTAATACCAAAACTCcatgaatgaaaatgaacaagtataacaaaagcaatataaagTATTAAGAATAAGTATTACTGCGATGTGGTTCGATCCATATGGTTGAACTGCTTACATTTAGTATTATACAATACTCctcccaagtacatgaattttggaaatgattttgatggtagataaaagcaaaaaggttttttgttgtattcaacttgattggaaaaaaaatcaaaatttcatattttcttcatgaaaataTGAGTAAAAATCTTCATTATCAGTGACATACAAATTTCAtagaaattttagaaaatttcaGACAAaggtgtgaatttttaaatatattttgtgtgtgtcgatatttcaaaaattaaaaatttagcggaaatgtacggaaaattttgaaaaatttcgGAAAACTcctgacggaaatgatataACATATAAATTTCGTTTCAGTACCTCCAAATTAAGGAAATTTCGATGGAAATTTTGGTAGTTTCAGAGaaatttgaaactttgtgtaggACCAaagaaacattaaaaaaaaaaaagaattgtttGTTCTTGGTTTGAAGAGTGATGTCTTGAAGGATGATCAAAATGATAATATTCCTATTAAATGCTTAGCACATCAGCTCTGCATTATAAACTATGAGGCTTCTTGGTAAAAATTTTAGACATTGCTTCATCCTTTTTCAAGCTAAGTTTGGATCAGCTCCCTTTTgactttttttctttgaatttgtaaATCTGGCTCGGTTGCTGGATGATTTGCtgtattgtattttttttccggTGAAAATCATATTATTCGCTTTGTTACAATTAATTATCCAATAAAAAGATTTATAAACATTTACATTCAAAAAAGAAGAACTGTCATTGGAAATAGGATATTTGTTATACATttgtgttggagaggaaagatcccacattggaaaagaccatgttaaacagcgacaagcgtggcccgtggcccaccattgtaccgatactgtcccaacttaaccacctattaggtgttgagttttaatcacaaaaggcctcggtacaattgggtgagatccacccacttataagttatattttgtttgtcacttttccaatgtgggatatttcctctccaacacgccccctcacgtacaacctaactctaggtctgcacgtgaaatgaattaacaatccaattcccacattggaaattgggacacaagtctcatattggagacttggccaatataacaatccaaggcccacatcggacacttggtaacaatccaatcggaattttccgatggcaatataaggaacccaaattcgggtcaatgacaattggagacgcaattggagagagacccgctctgataccatgttaaacagcgacaagcgtggcccgtagcccaccattgtaccgatattgtcccaacttaaccacccgataggtgttgggttttaatcacaaaaggcctcggtacaattgggtgagatccacccacttataagttatattttatttgtcacttttccaatgtgagatttttcctctccaacaatTTGCGGAACAAATAATTAGAAAAGTATAATGTAGAACGAATAGTTTTTAgagaaatacaaattttataattttcaaaaaaagcATCCTGAATAAATTCTGAAAGGCTCATCTAGCCAAGCATAATATTGCATAAAGAAAAGACTATAATTGCTAAGCAGTCAACAACCACCATTAGAGAGATATTaaagttttgtttttggtgtGGACGGGTCTTATTGCATAAAGAAAAGACTTGCAATTACAGTCAACAACCACCATTAGAGAGATATTaaagttttgtttttggtgtGGACGGGTCTTTCTAGCTAGTGGTTGTGGAATTAGGATAGTCATGCACTCATGTATTTATTCGATAGACAATGGTATTTTATACTCTTGTAAGAAATTTCTATGCAATTATGCATATATTACACTGCAAACATGTTTTCACAATATAAAGAAGTTTACTTGGTACATAAGTTCTCGCAGAAATATTATTAGACGTGCATTCAATCTCTAAAGAAAAGATGGTTTGGTGGTTCTCATGGCTctgtctcctcttcttcttctttacttcTCAATTGAACTGTTCATTATCATATTCCAActcttcctctcctccttcaAGGCATGTGTGTAATTCTGATGAGAGTTCTGCTTTACTTCAATTCAAGAACTCATTTCAAGTTAATCACTCTATATATGGTGGTTCAGAATTTGTTTCTCCCAAGACAGACTTCTTTTCTCCAAAGACAGACTCATGGGCAAAAGATGAAGACTGTTGCAAATGGAGTGGTGTCACATGTGAAAGGGGTCACTGGTCACGTGAGCGGCCTCAACCTTAGTTATGGTGGGCTTCAAGGAATACTTCACTCCAACAGCAGCTTATTCTCTCTTGGCCATCTCAAGATGCTAGACCTATCTTTCAATGATTTCATGGGTTCTTCCATTTTCAAGTTTGGTGGATTTGTAAGTATGACACACCTCCACCTCACTGATTCCCACTTCACAGGCAAAATCCCTTCCGAAATCTCCCAGCTTTCCAAACTTGTTTCACTTGAGCTCTCCTCATACTCTTCTAGGCCCTATGAAAAAACAACAATAGACATGCTTACCATGAAAGGAATTGCTCAGAACCTCACCAGCCTTAGAGTGCTTTCTCTCCAGTTTGTCGACATGTCTTCAGTTGTACCTGATTCCTTCCTGAATTTGTCTTCTTCCTTGACTTCGCTTTGGCTCTCATTTTGTAACTTGCGTGGTAAGTTCCCAGAGACTGTTTTCCACCTACCCAACCTTGAAGAACTTAAATTGTTTGGAAACACTAATCTCACAGGTTATACCCCCAAATCTAATTGGAGTAGTCCACTGAACTACTTGGGGCTCTCTGAGACTAAAATCTCAATAGATCTGCATTTCTTGACAAGTAGTTTGAAATCTTTGAGGTATTTGTATCTTCAGAAGTGCAATTTCGCAGGATCGCGCTTGCATCTTGAATTGTCTGATAACCTCACACAACTCATGTCTCTGGATCTCTCTGGGAATAGTTTTGGTGGCCAGATACCATGGTCACTTTTAAACCTTGAGCATCTCCATTACTTGGATCTTTCCAGCAACATATTTGTGGGACTTCCAGAAATTCATGGTAATTCCACAAAAGCATCTTCAACTTTACATGATTCTTCAAAGAAACAACTTGTTGGTGGTTCTATTCCTATGGGTTTGACCTTTCTCAGTTTGTATAACAACTTGCTTAGCGGAACAATACCATCTTTGGTATATTCTTTGCCATCTTTGGAATATTTGCACCTCGGCAACAACGAATTCACTGGTAATATCAAAGATTTCCAATCTCTTTCCTTGTCATATCTTTATTTAAATAATAACAAGCTGCATGGCATGATTCCGAGTTCGATCTATGGACTTGTGAAACTTAGCGATCTTTATATAGCCTCAAACAATTTGAGTGGCGTTGTGAAGTTTGAAAAGTTTCAAAATCTCCAAAGTCTCATCCATCTTGATCTTTCCTACAATCGTCTAACGGTGAGTTTTCAGAACTTCAGTAATTATACGTTGCCCAAACTTTCATCACTGCACATGTCTGGTTGCAAAATAACTCAGTTTCCACACTTCCTGAGAACCTCAACCCAATTAAGATCCCTAGATCTTTCCAATAACCAGATTCAAGGCAACGTTCCAACATGGGTGTTGGACGTGGGGAGAAATTCATTGTCATACTTCAATCTTTCTCACAATTTCTTGACGGGTACTATAGAAcaatttctgtggaagaacATAGAAGTTGTTGATCTTAGTTCCAATTTGTTGGAAGGAAAACTTCCTATCCCATCACCTTCAACAAACTTCTTTTTCATGTGGAACAATCAATTGACTGGAGCATTGCCATCCTCCATTTGCAACCTGACTTCTGTCGAAGTAATTGATTTATCTAATAATGGCTTGAGCGACAGGATTCCTCAATGTATAGGGAATTTCAGTCAAGATCTCTCAGTTTTGGATTTGCATATGAATCAATTTCGTGGCAAGATCCCTTCAATATTCCCCAAGGGAAACATCTTGAGGAATCTTAACATTCATGGAAATCAGTTGGAAGGGACTCTGCCACAGTCTCTAGTCAATTGCAGAAAGATGGAAGTTCTAGACTTGGGAGACAACAAGATAAACGATACTTTTCCGAATTGGTTGGAGTCTCTTCCGGAGTTACAGGTTCTCATCTTGAGATCTAACAGACTGTATGGTCCAATTGGCAGTCCAGAAACAAGTTTTCCCTTCCGAAAGCTGCGAATCATTGACCTCTCCTTCAATCAGTTTGGTGGTCCTCTGCCAACAAAGTACTTTCAGAAATTGGTGGCTATGAAAAGCGTGCAAGATGATGAACTGAAATACATGGGAGAATTGTATTACACAGACAAAGTCACAGTGGTAATGAAAGGCTTGTATTTTGAGCTGATCAAAATACAAACCATGTTCACAACCATTGATTTTTCAAACAATGTTTTCACAGGGAAGATTCCGGCGGTGATCGGCGAGCTCAAATCATTGAAGGGGCTTAATTTCTCTAGTAACAAGCTTAAAGGTCCAATTCCATCCGCCTTCTGTAACTTGACTAATATGGAATGGCTGGACATCTCCTCAAACATGCTTTCTGGTGAGATTCCATGGCAACTAGCCGATTTGACGTCGCTTGCTAAGTTAAACCTATCTGGAAACCAGTTGGTTGGACCAATACCTAGTGGCAATCAGTTTGATACATTTGAAAATGATTCATACAGTGGAAATTCAGGCTTGTGTGGATATCCACTGTCTAAGACATGTATCAACGACGAAGCACCTCAACCACCATTGTTTGACCAGCAAGACGGTGATTTGAATGGATTTGATTGGAAAATAGTATGGATGGGTTATGGATGTGGAATGGTAATTGGATTGTCTGTGGGATATATTGTTCTTTCTGTTGGGAAAGTTGATCGGCGGGTAAGGGTCATGGGAAGAGAAATAAGAAGCAGAATCGTGAGAAGGGCCAAGAAGGCTAGTGTTGGAACTAGAAAGTGGTGATGGTCTTTTCCTTGGTTACTACTTACTACAAAGGCGTTCTAATATTTACAGTTCAATAAGTCCGCCCACGTATCATATTCTAGCCCCTGCTGCtatgtttgtttcttttattagttttttcttattttagagTTGCATTTTGTTTCACTTTTTAAGGAGGAGTTTTGGTCGATGTCCCCCTCTCTCgatatgtattttatttttttacttttaagtttcaacaaataaaagaatggaGGGATGAGTGGTGAGATTCCGGGTAATGGTCCTCTTTCTATCACAGAGAGTTGGCGCTTCGCACGAAGACCACTAATAAGAGAATAATATCATCTAATCCTCtattaaataaaaacaaaaaccttcttttcaaagaaaaaataaatttacgAAGCATCACCGTGTTTAAGGCTCCCGCTGCTGGATCCTTAAGATGAATAAAAAAAGGAACTAAGaaaaaaccctaggagagcTTTTCTCTCAACCCTAGTTGCCTACGGCCTCCTAGCCTCCCTCACCATTCTCCACCTCCTTTCATCTACTTTCTCTCTACCTATGGCATCCATCGACGCGGTAACAGCGAGTTTTGCTGCCTCGCTTGCCCTTGCCGAAGGGGGGCGCGCCCCTGACCTGGGGAAGATCGGCGGAGGTCCAGTACAGAAGTCCTCCCAATCTTTTCTCCTGGGAAAGCCTTTAACTCGGAAACCCATAGACCCAAAGGCATTCATGTCTCACTTCAATCGAACTTGGATGGTGgataaggattttagggttcaAGAGCGACCTGGGGACctgttcttgttctctttcgCTGTTGCACGCGATCGGAACAAGGTTCTTCGAGGGGGAGTATGGTGTTTTGACCGAGCCCCTGTCTGTTTTGAAGTGTATGATGGAGTCAAGCCTCTGCATGAAATTCAGTTTAAACATCTGCGAATCTGGACTAGGGTTTCTGGCATACCTCCTCTGTATGAAGAACCTGAGAATCTCACCTTGATCGGCAACCTTTTGGGCGGTTTTTTGGAGTATGACAAGAAGGAATTTAAGAAGGGGGTGATTAGGGTTTTATTCATCCATGACATATCTAAACCGATCCTGCTGGAAAGAAAAGTCTTCCTAGATACTGGGGTTGAACCCATGTTGCAGTTTCAGTTCGAGCATCTGCGGGGGAGATGCACCCAATGTGGTTTGATCACACATGCTGGACTTGCTTGTGAGGAACCCACTGCAGTAAACCCTACACCTAGGGTTTTACACTTTTCCGGAGCTTCGGCCTCAGGGAATTCCTTTGCTTTCTCTGCTAAGCATAAGCTCTACTTTCTCTCTACTTCCCCGACCGTCCCAAGGAAGAAACGCCCTATTTTTCGTCAAGTGGAGCGTCCGACCTCGGAGTCTTCTTCTCCCATTGAGCCGGCTCCAACAGTAGTCAGTACTGGGGTGGCAAATATTGCTGTGACGCATGGTTTGGAGAGTAACGAAAATCTAGGTGAGGTTCCTGAACTAGCTGTTTCTGGAGACATTGTTATTACTCTAGGTACGCAGAAGCAACAGACTGTTTTGCCGTCCAAAAAGCGGGAGCATGGTGGTGCTTGCCAGCCTAGTCCCAAGAAATTTAAAACAATCTTGGGTAGCAAGATTCCAACATTGCATGTTGAGGCACTTTGACTCATTGAGGAGGATGGCGACCTCACTTTGGTCACACTGAAAAAGAAGTCTGGTAGGCCTCTTGGAAGTAAGAATAAGACTCAACATGCAAACAAGAAGCTCGATGGTACTCCCCTGAAGATTACTTATCCTACTAGCACTGTATCTGGTCCTAGCCCTAGGGACAAGGGCAACAGAAAGATTTAATCTTTCCAGCTTCCTTTGCCTTTCACTAGAAGTTGAATTTCTACTACTTGCatcttagtttctctagttgtacaccaatggcggtctctaggcgactaggctACTACTTCATGAGAGGTTAGTAGGGTGATTTTATTTCTTGTGTTTAGGCTCAATAATTGAGCGAATGTGTTAACAGTGAAGGTAACCTGTCCTTTGTCTGGTAGCTTATACCATTTATGAGTTTGGTGTAAGACAGTTTTGGATGTATGAGCCTTCTGGCCTTTGATATCTGAATGAAGTTATCTCCctttctcaaaaaaagaaaaaataaatttacaCTGGTTTCCTAATAACagaatatatataacatatgaGTATTAGTTATTGTTATCTTGATAGTAATTTTTCTTAGTAGTTAAAGAAGCTATCGAAAAGTATGAGTTTCATTCTTCCTAGTGgacacaacctcctagtggcaggatgaaatgaAGTGCCGCCATGTTAAGCACACAGATTGCACCACTATACCAAAAGGCAGGGACATCTAACTAGTATTCACATGTGGAACTTCAAAGTGAGAAAGAATCTAACTTACCACAAACCTAGCAACTTCTGTGGGATTGTGAACAGCAACACTTTTGGGAGTTATTTCGCTGAGGAGCAAAATAAGAACCTTCCATAATTAAGGGGAGGAGCAATATTAGATATCAGTTCCATACAAATAGTGTTTCCTCATATGTCATGGCCTTCCCTAACAAGTGAGGAGAGGACAAAACAGAACACTGATTTTGCATTTTAACAAAATTTCAGTCTCAACACCCAATGTATATAACACACATCTGACAGTTGATAAGAGGTCCAGCAAATTTGATCAATCTCTCTCTTGAGACATACAGTCATTACTCCAGTTACTGCACTAACACCAGCTTCACCAAATATCGCTGTTGCAACCTCTGTAACTAAAGCAGGTGCTCCAATATTGACAACACTGAACAAGTAAATTTTACAATAAGAAGTTATGTTCAACTTCatgatgaaagaaagaaaaaaacaaataccAACAAATATGAGAAGGAAAGTACGTTGTGCCAATAAGTATGGTTGCCAAGAACCGTGTCACATCATTGTGAAGCAATCAGAAGACGCCATTTTCAGGCTCTTTCTTAGCCAACTCACGCACCTGACACAAATAAATATCAATTAAGTAATCTTCGTTCAAGATTTTACCAAGGTTAGATCACTCACATTCTTTCAAATCAATGGTTTGGATCATTGCTCTGCTTATGAAGATTCTAATGTGTGTAAATTCACTGGATAATGATACATTTCAAAGACAACACAATATTTAGATATAGGAACCCAGAAGGCCAAAAGCCCAAAACCTATAAAGCTCATATATTCCGAGGCATAATGTGCTAACTGAAGATTCTAATAGGTTGGTTACTCACATTCTTTCAAAATTTAATGGTTTAGATAATTCGCGTTCTTCCACGATTCTAGTGCAGTCTATCATTCACTAACTAATGGATACACTTCAAACACAGAACTATGTCTAGATATAGGCACCCAGAAGGCCAAAACACATAAATTTCATACCTTCCAAGGCCATAGCGTGGTAATCGAAGTCTCTGCCATTGAGAAAAAAGCCGAGAGACCCAAAAGCACCGCCAAAATCAAACCCTGCTCTTTAAAAACCTGAAGAACCAGCAGCGTCTTCGGCCAAGCATTTCTGAACATTAACATGCACTTGTCAACAATCCCAAGCATTGACCACACCCTTCACAACAAAAGCTCTCCTAGACCCATACACCAAAACCCCACAAACCATAACTGCTAAAACAACTCCACACTTCACCATTACCCGAACAAAATCAAAACTCGAACCCAAAACAGCATTTGTACCACTAGACTCTCACTATCTTTACCTACAGCTCTCAAACGAGCTCTATTCACAAACAAGTCAACTCCCTCGCATCTTGGACCTAAGAACCTCCCAAAATCGCTAGTGTCAATGCAATTCAACACCAATTGAAATGGGTATCAATTCAACCCTTGTGTTTTTGTTTGCTCtttggtttctatttttttactCGTACTAGTCTAGTCGGAAAAGAGTCGAACTTGTCATCTATTCcaacattttgatttttgtcaTATTTTCGTTTCACAGCAATTTATTGAATTGGACCGGCACGTACAAGAGGGTGAGAAAGCATCCTCTTGCACGGCCAAATTAGGCACACGTATTGCCCTATTTACATCAGATTAACCACATAGTCAAGTTAACATTTCCTGATACAATAAAACGGTGTCCCTTGTTTTGCAACTTTACGCTTGACTCTTTTCATTCTCTCCAAACATAAGAAGAAAGTAACGAAGTAAATTCTcgttttaaatgttttgatttTATCCAAAAGGTACCTATCAAACACAAGGTTCTCATCTCCTTCTAGAAGCGTGTAAACAGTTGTTTGTGCATGTGTCTCTAGTTCAAAATGAAGAAAACCAGAGAGCTTTCAAAGACATCTAATATATGGTCCTTGAGCTCAGTGGCAATGAATTATCGAGGAACTGCTGGACCAAGGAAGCCTTGACAATGTAACAATGCACTGTGCCTCATAGGTGCTTTCTAAGTTCTAACATAGTTCTACTTGTAAACagtaaaaaacaacaaaactttATCTGATGCTTTAGTTGTATTTTGTTGCAATACAATATTGCAATAAGAATGCACAAGCTAGATACACCTTAACTGCAGTTAAAATGTAGTCTCTTTAGCATTATCCATTACGAATAGAGTAGGAACTAGAAACTAATGTTCAAAGCCAATATAAGCAGACAAACAAATGCCACAAATGGAATTATTAACTATGAAATTGCTGAAGATAATAAAAAAGTCgggagaaaatagaaattgtatACCTATAtatagatttcaagaccaataCTTAGGATTTAGAACTCAGAAGGATAAATACCTCGGGCATTTTCACATTTAGATCTTCAGAAAGCTGGTCTATAGATGTGTTTGCATCAACATCAAATACTCCCTCTGCACGCATTCCGATgtagcctttttttttcttttttcttttctgaatcTCCTCCTGTTCcagaataaaaaatttcaataagTAAATACGAAAATAGTAAGTTATCAACCAGTCAGAAGTACAACAACTGATTCTGTCAAAATATTAACACCATGATTAATAGGGGGCTTCTCCAATAAGGACCTTATGAAGGATTAAATAAATATGCTGATCCCATCATTAGATCAGTATTTAAacttaggggccgtgaccacttacccgattttagcctaaaaattgcccacttactccacgaagagttttttaacctcatttacccaatctaacatctattgacaattttaccctccgtATTAGATGTCATTGTttcctctctctcctcactcTCCACGCCGCCGGCaccctctctctcctttctctctccccgatctccacctccacctccagtttctctctctctctctctctctctctctctctctctctctctctctctctctctctctctctctctctccacctccgGCAAGCATCGATTCGCTCCCCGATCTCTAACTCTGGCGCAGTTCAACCTCTTCCCCAGATTCCGTTGAAGCTCTCCGTCAATTTGCATTGACTCGATGTCGCGGTTCAACCTCTTGACCGTTAAGGCCGGCATTGACTTGATGTCAGCGCCGTTAGTGTCGGAGTTTCACCATATCACAGTGCTTAGGCTTCCACCTCTACTTGACAAGTTCGCGGCCATTGGATTTGTTGCTGGAAATGCAATTCCAACCCTTGAAGATCTCCTTGCAGGTGTTGTCGTACTTGGGAGGAAGTGTTTCTGATGCAAGAGAGCGGCGAAGATGCTGATAGGGTGCCTAGAgcttttctgggtgcccaaatcaatttctagcttcttttttttttttttgctacccaCAACATTTTCTGGgtggtcaaattttattttagggGCCGTGaacacaaattttattttttgtggtaAACTGTGAACTCTGAGAATGGAAGGAAATTTTGCCAGTAgtgattgttttttttattatgatttggttggcaataataagattattgggaggcaataataagattactgaggggcaataaaatgtttattagggcaataataagattattggggggcaataata
It encodes:
- the LOC112203762 gene encoding receptor like protein 22, giving the protein MKTVANGVVSHVKGVTGHVSGLNLSYGGLQGILHSNSSLFSLGHLKMLDLSFNDFMGSSIFKFGGFVSMTHLHLTDSHFTGKIPSEISQLSKLVSLELSSYSSRPYEKTTIDMLTMKGIAQNLTSLRVLSLQFVDMSSVVPDSFLNLSSSLTSLWLSFCNLRGKFPETVFHLPNLEELKLFGNTNLTGYTPKSNWSSPLNYLGLSETKISIDLHFLTSSLKSLRYLYLQKCNFAGSRLHLELSDNLTQLMSLDLSGNSFGGQIPWSLLNLEHLHYLDLSSNIFVGLPEIHGNSTKASSTLHDSSKKQLVGGSIPMGLTFLSLYNNLLSGTIPSLVYSLPSLEYLHLGNNEFTGNIKDFQSLSLSYLYLNNNKLHGMIPSSIYGLVKLSDLYIASNNLSGVVKFEKFQNLQSLIHLDLSYNRLTVSFQNFSNYTLPKLSSLHMSGCKITQFPHFLRTSTQLRSLDLSNNQIQGNVPTWVLDVGRNSLSYFNLSHNFLTGTIEQFLWKNIEVVDLSSNLLEGKLPIPSPSTNFFFMWNNQLTGALPSSICNLTSVEVIDLSNNGLSDRIPQCIGNFSQDLSVLDLHMNQFRGKIPSIFPKGNILRNLNIHGNQLEGTLPQSLVNCRKMEVLDLGDNKINDTFPNWLESLPELQVLILRSNRLYGPIGSPETSFPFRKLRIIDLSFNQFGGPLPTKYFQKLVAMKSVQDDELKYMGELYYTDKVTVVMKGLYFELIKIQTMFTTIDFSNNVFTGKIPAVIGELKSLKGLNFSSNKLKGPIPSAFCNLTNMEWLDISSNMLSGEIPWQLADLTSLAKLNLSGNQLVGPIPSGNQFDTFENDSYSGNSGLCGYPLSKTCINDEAPQPPLFDQQDGDLNGFDWKIVWMGYGCGMVIGLSVGYIVLSVGKVDRRVRVMGREIRSRIVRRAKKASVGTRKW